A window from Hemicordylus capensis ecotype Gifberg chromosome 2, rHemCap1.1.pri, whole genome shotgun sequence encodes these proteins:
- the LOC128343709 gene encoding homeobox protein NANOG-like: MSAPLTINAACRAYPAGVVSNVVYEDYYLHFPKEEAMEPVHSSEGLPAEEEKNPHNLPDSPKFSNSGIFTRYTPDSATSPNKQPPSPQLTSTPQKHKIGSTDKKGKTRTVFSQEQLQILHHRFQSQKYLSPQQIRELGSVLGLTYKQVKTWFQNQRMKFKRTQKEALWMKKGMCQPQNACLDINPSYHQGYTINDARNIHSLAHLHESCGSTQSYANNQNYSSDHSQLYASPQSYYPIVSGEDGSFFGKAAGACFGQQAISYIGQQKMNFYHGFSASVEYAAVKMEDNYPFSNVSTTAAAFPGTAVLQHYQAPLQTPGAQSNYNT, from the exons ATGAGCGCCCCGCTGACGATAAATGCTGCTTGCCGGGCCTACCCAGCCGGGGTGGTGTCTAATGTGGTCTACGAAGACTATTACTTACATTTCCCAAAGGAGGAGGCGATGGAACCGGTGCACAGCTCGGAGGGCCTCCCCGCCGAAGAGGAAAAGAACCCCCACAATCTCCCAG ATTCTCCAAAGTTCTCCAACTCTGGAATATTCACTCGGTATACTCCAGACTCTGCCACCAGTCCCAACAAACAGCCCCCTTCACCACAACTGACTTCCACTCcccagaaacataagataggaaGTACAGACAAGAAAGGCAAAACACGCACCGTTTTCTCTCAAGAGCAGCTTCAGATCCTGCACCACCGATTCCAGAGCCAGAAGTATCTCAGTCCACAACAGATCCGAGAATTGGGCTCAGTCCTGGGGCTCACCTACAAACAA GTAAAAACATGGTTTCAGAATCAACGGATGAAATTTAAGCGAACCCAGAAGGAAGCTCTATGGATGAAAAAAGGGATGTGCCAACCTCAG aatgcctgcctggatatAAATCCCAGTTATCATCAAGGTTACACCATCAATGATGCTAGGAACATCCATTCATTGGCTCACCTTCATGAAAGCTGTGGCAGCACTCAAAGCTATGCCAACAACCAGAACTACAGCAGTGACCACAGCCAGCTCTATGCTAGCCCGCAGAGTTACTATCCAATTGTGAGTGGTGAGGATGGGAGCTTCTTTGGGAAAGCTGCTGGGGCCTGTTTTGGCCAGCAGGCAATCAGCTACATTGGCCAGCAAAAGATGAACTTCTATCATGGCTTTTCTGCTAGTGTGGAGTATGCTGCTGTGAAGATGGAGGACAATTATCCCTTTTCAAATGTATCTACCACTGCAGCAGCATTCCCAGGCACCGCAGTCCTCCAGCACTACCAGGCACCTTTGCAAACCCCAGGAGCACAGAGCAACTATAACACCTAG